gcagagtgggaggaggacgaACCATATCCAGGCCACAACAACTTGACAACAAATGGCCTGAACCCATAACACAGGAGCTGGTCCTGTTAACGCTTCGGTTCTAGTCCAGGTGAAAGGTCACATTTCATGAATCTGTTGTTTTCACGTTGACTTCACATGTACAACTCTCACCAGGTTACACCAGGCCACCAGGTTACAGTTCCTGAGTCTACAATGAATTCAGGTGTCTTCATAATCCTTGAATGTATGAGGCAGGGATGGGTGGTGTGAATGGGGCATGTGGCCCGTATTAGGACCATCCTGGAGCAGCTTTGGAgccttctgtctctgctgacAGTTCAGATCCGGCTTCTGACTACCTGCCTCACTCGACCTCAGCAGCTGACTTTACTCAGCTACTCTAGTTTTGAGCCCACACATAAGGGAGCAGCACTGCCTCTCATTCTGAAATTGTGAGGAAcaattttaaaacaacaaaaacaaacatgaagatTCTCCTGTTCACGACCTGCTttcacaaacagaaaacaactaaAATGGGTCAGATGCAGTGACACATACTCAACAACAGGACAAAAAATTTCCCAGAGTCACGATTCAcgtgaagcaaaaacaaaaatgaagagGCTGTTCGAGCAAATCCCATTAGGATATTAGCAGCAGCATTAGCTCAGGTTCCGTAAACAGAACAACGTCTTCAGGTGTTTGGAGATTCCCTTCAGTTTTAAACCATATATTAAGGGATTGAACAGAGGATTATACAGAACCAACTGCAAAGTCATGATCAAACGAGCAGTTTTAGGAAAATCTGATTCCAGTCGAACGGTAATAACATCATATGTTAACAAGAAGAAATAGTTGCTGAGAACCAGTAGGTGAGGTAAACAGGTGTGAGCAGCTTTCCTCCTCACGTCTGCACTGCTGCGGTAACAAATGAGAAGGATCCTGGTGTAGGTGAAGATGATGAAAATCACAGGGAGAACTGCTACATTTAGTAAAAAGAAGACACCAAAAAATATTATTGCTGTTGAAGCTGCACAGAACAGTTTGTAGATTGTGTTGTTACAAAAAATCACATTCAGAGTGAAGCTGCACAGCTTCTGCCTGGAGCTCATTATTGCTAATGCTGCAAgatggcaggcaggcaggagcCAAGCTGCAGCCAGAACCACACAGACGGTCGTCCTCCTCATGATGGATTGATAGTGCAGAGGTTTGCAGATGGACACGTATCTGTCGTAGGCCATGgctgccagcagcaggaactctgAGCCAGCTAAGgcataaaacaggaaaaactgGAGCAGACAGGCCTGGTGAGAGATgacctgtgtgtctgacagaaagTCCATTAGCAGCTTTGGGTAGATGTTGGTACTGAGAAGAACAGAGTTGAGTAACAGAGCAGCGATGAACACGTACATGGGCTCATGGAGGTCTGGCTGTTTGCAGATTAGGTAAACTACAGTGCAGTTACTGCACAGAATCAGGACGTACACTGTGAGAACCACCGAGAAGTAGAGGTACCTGAACCTGTGAAGCTCCACGTGTCCATCCAAAGTTAAATATGTTGTATTAAACTCTTCCATTACAACAATGAAAGGTTGACCATTCAAAGCAGCAGATTCCAAAACAGGAAAATATGGATTCCATTCCTTTGAACAACATTTCAGGGCAACCGACTGGACCTTGATGCAGACTTTTAACTGGTTTTATACATGTCGTCCCTCCATGGGGCTCATTAAAGCTTCTGCCTGGCTGAGCCACATGTAAACACCTGGACCAGACTCTGGAGGCCTCACCTCCTCTGCTATATTATATTTGACACAGTAGAATGTGTCAAATCAATAAATCATAAATCTCAAAGAAGACATGTTACTCCTGTGATGCAGCCCAATGAGTCGTCTGGCTCCTAAAGCTGTGATAGACTGGGCTGGATTCTGTTAACTTAGGCATCTGAAGCCAACTAGGTAAAGATCGGGGAAGAATCTAGGCCTGGCTTCACTCACCATCTTATTCAACTCAAGTGAGACCTGGTCAGTGGGAGGGACCGGACTCCTGCAACTGGCAGAAAATCTTGAGGTAAACTATAGTCTACCACAAAATGGCAGACCGTAGTTTAGCTTACCCTAACCCTCTTTGAATGAAGTTACAGACCCAAGGACACCCAGAGTTAGCtcacagagagagtttaataaAAGGTACTCGGTAAAAGCTCAACCAAACACCCCATTAAACAATAGTAACTCTGCAACCAGGAGTAAAAGCACTAAGAACTCAGAGTACAACAGAATGCAAGGCTAAAAACATATGACATAAGGAAATCAGAGCTCAAAACTAAACAAAGCAGACCAAACAACAAAGAATACAAGACCTGGTGACACTGAAAAAGTATTGTAGCACTGCCTGGTAACGTCAACAGACTAGCAAAGGATGAGTGGATGAGTTGGAGTATCTCAGCAGGTGCAGAGGAaaaggcacaggtgagtggaaGGATGCAGCAACAAgaaaatgaggcaaaagatgatggaatcatctgcttgaatctggtaACAGCATCGtctgataaacatctgctatagtaagatttcttctcagctgctgcaaggttatttatggtaaattcaaaagttattaaaaatggtcagataacagaagGTTTTGGGGAAGGTCTactaaattatcaatttcaaccccatattaAAACAAttaccaatctggctattgggatataacctgagcttgtgcaggaggtcgagcggtaccagCTAGAAACAGTAGGGCttacctccacacacagcctggctctggaacccaactccttgagaggggctggaccgtcttctactctggagttgcctgcggtgagaggcggcgggctggtgtgggcttgctcatagcttcccagcttagtcgccatgtgatggagttttccccggtggacgagagggtcgcttccctgcgccttcgggtggctGTCAACTacgctgtcaactgatca
This genomic interval from Betta splendens chromosome 21, fBetSpl5.4, whole genome shotgun sequence contains the following:
- the LOC114847271 gene encoding olfactory receptor 2T27-like, with product MEEFNTTYLTLDGHVELHRFRYLYFSVVLTVYVLILCSNCTVVYLICKQPDLHEPMYVFIAALLLNSVLLSTNIYPKLLMDFLSDTQVISHQACLLQFFLFYALAGSEFLLLAAMAYDRYVSICKPLHYQSIMRRTTVCVVLAAAWLLPACHLAALAIMSSRQKLCSFTLNVIFCNNTIYKLFCAASTAIIFFGVFFLLNVAVLPVIFIIFTYTRILLICYRSSADVRRKAAHTCLPHLLVLSNYFFLLTYDVITVRLESDFPKTARLIMTLQLVLYNPLFNPLIYGLKLKGISKHLKTLFCLRNLS